The proteins below are encoded in one region of Triticum aestivum cultivar Chinese Spring chromosome 1B, IWGSC CS RefSeq v2.1, whole genome shotgun sequence:
- the LOC123123452 gene encoding protein SAR DEFICIENT 4 — translation MAAPPSHSFVYIDAEALHAVLPFPSLISHLRAGLPAFSEDIHCPHRVSFPVPTSPSAALLLMPSWCAHPSLPYLALKAVTSFPANSPHRPSIHATVSLFSSASGVPLASVEGSALTLLRTAAVSALAASLLVSPSRPPSTLALAGAGALAPYLAEAHLSALPSLSRILVWNRTKAKSAALVAKLRDAHPGVAVEEVDGMDEAVSAADIVSCATGSQEPIVRGELLRPGAHLDLVGSFTPAMRECDDEALRRGRVFIDFEAALEEAGELVGALQRGVLRREDVAGTLSELAAGTVAWRRSDDEITVFKSVGTAVVDLLAAQLAYENYTATKNA, via the coding sequence ATGGCAGCGCCGCCGTCCCACTCGTTCGTCTACATCGACGCCGAGGCGCTCCACGCCGTCCTCCCCTTCCCGTCCCTGATCTCCCACCTCCGCGCGGGTCTCCCCGCCTTCTCCGAGGACATCCACTGCCCGCACCGCGTCTCCTTCCCGGTCCCCACCTCGCCCTCCGCGGCGCTCCTCCTGATGCCCTCATGGTGCGCTCACCCCTCGCTCCCCTACCTCGCCCTCAAGGCCGTCACCTCCTTCCCCGCCAACTCCCCGCACCGCCCCTCCATCCACGCCACCGTCTCCCTCTTCAGCTCCGCCTCCGGCGTGCCCCTCGCATCCGTCGAGGGGTCCGCGCTCACCCTCCTCCGCACCGCCGCGGTCTccgccctcgccgcctccctccTTGTCTCCCCCTCCCGGCCCCCCTCCACCCTCGCGCTCGCGGGTGCCGGGGCCCTCGCGCCCTACCTCGCCGAAGCGCACCTGTCCGCGCTCCCCTCACTCTCCCGCATCTTGGTATGGAACCGCACCAAGGCCAAGTCCGCCGCGCTCGTCGCCAAGCTCCGGGACGCGCACCCGGGAGTGGCCGTCGAGGAGGTCGACGGCATGGACGAGGCAGTGTCCGCGGCGGACATCGTTAGCTGCGCGACGGGGTCGCAGGAGCCGATCGTGCGTGGGGAGCTGCTGAGGCCCGGGGCGCACCTTGACCTGGTGGGGTCGTTCACGCCGGCGATGCGGGAGTGCGACGACGAGGCGCTCCGTCGTGGCAGGGTGTTCATCGACTTcgaggcggcgctggaggaggCCGGGGAGCTTGTGGGCGCGCTGCAGCGCGGCGTGCTGCGGAGGGAGGATGTGGCCGGGACGCTCTCGGAGCTGGCCGCGGGGACCGTGGCCTGGCGGCGCAGCGACGATGAGATCACCGTGTTCAAGTCCGTTGGCACGGCCGTGGTCGATCTCTTGGCGGCACAGTTGGCCTACGAGAACTACACTGCAACCAAGAACGCGTGA